One Stenotrophomonas maltophilia DNA window includes the following coding sequences:
- a CDS encoding phosphotransferase enzyme family protein produces the protein MTSSSHRVQGLNNDEVAADWPPISAADIAWLSARYPQLGGHSQPRWHSPRPLSAAAIVDGTRGAVFIKRHHHSVRSAACLEEEHHFIAHLAAAGVPVVQVLPAADGHTAVEHGEWTFELHDVGVGDDLYRDAVSWSLLTDVAQARQAGRALAHLHRAAASYHAPQRSTHVLVARDDLIRTDDPIAAIKAGLHERPGLARYLARIPWEAQLQRDVLPWHAGLAERLRDEPRLWAHNDWHVSNLLWRDGQVSTVLDFGLASPTSALFDLATAIERNAVAWLELERGMEAVRIDIALALLDGYREVLPLSAARVHLLADLLPMVHFDFALSEVEYFEGVTGSTANADVAWQPFMLGHPAWFHSAPGQALLQALHTAA, from the coding sequence ATGACGTCTTCCTCCCATCGCGTGCAGGGCCTCAACAACGACGAGGTCGCTGCCGACTGGCCACCGATCAGCGCGGCGGACATCGCGTGGCTGAGTGCGCGTTACCCCCAGCTGGGCGGGCACAGCCAACCGCGCTGGCACAGCCCGCGGCCGCTGTCGGCCGCCGCCATTGTCGACGGCACGCGCGGCGCGGTGTTCATCAAGCGCCACCACCACAGTGTGCGCAGTGCGGCCTGCCTGGAAGAAGAACACCACTTCATCGCCCATCTCGCCGCCGCCGGCGTGCCGGTGGTGCAGGTGCTGCCGGCCGCCGATGGCCACACCGCGGTCGAACACGGCGAATGGACGTTTGAACTGCACGATGTCGGCGTGGGCGACGACCTGTACCGCGACGCGGTGTCGTGGTCGTTGCTGACCGATGTCGCGCAGGCCCGCCAAGCCGGGCGCGCACTCGCACACCTGCACCGTGCCGCGGCCAGCTACCACGCGCCCCAGCGCAGCACCCATGTGCTGGTCGCGCGCGACGATCTGATCCGCACCGACGATCCAATCGCGGCCATCAAGGCAGGGCTGCACGAACGCCCCGGACTGGCCCGCTATCTCGCGCGCATTCCATGGGAAGCGCAGCTGCAGCGCGACGTGCTGCCGTGGCACGCCGGGCTGGCCGAGCGCCTGCGCGACGAGCCACGGCTGTGGGCGCACAACGACTGGCATGTTTCCAACCTGCTGTGGCGCGACGGGCAAGTCAGCACCGTGCTGGATTTCGGCCTGGCTTCACCCACCAGCGCTTTGTTCGACCTCGCCACCGCGATCGAGCGCAACGCAGTGGCGTGGCTGGAACTGGAGCGCGGGATGGAGGCGGTGCGCATCGACATCGCACTGGCGTTGCTCGACGGCTACCGTGAGGTGCTGCCCTTGTCGGCAGCACGCGTGCATCTGCTGGCCGACCTGCTGCCGATGGTGCATTTCGACTTCGCACTGTCCGAAGTGGAGTACTTCGAAGGCGTCACCGGCTCGACCGCAAACGCGGATGTGGCGTGGCAGCCGTTCATGCTGGGGCATCCGGCGTGGTTCCACAGCGCGCCGGGACAGGCACTGCTGCAGGCGCTGCACACAGCGGCGTGA
- a CDS encoding response regulator transcription factor, translating into MSLRIIIADDHPVVRIGTRAVIESSGVGRVVGEADSAQALMALLGSQPCDLLVTDYSMPGSPQADGFAMIGMIRRRHPDLPVLMLSVSNNLAILRMVLDSGVLGLVDKSSSMDELPQAIQAVYRGQPYISRSLRERVETAGSWRMREGDGKPLSPREVEVLRLLGTGMTVKEISLQLHKSVSTISRQKGDAMLKLGLKGDAELFDYLRDGRI; encoded by the coding sequence ATGAGCTTGCGCATCATCATCGCAGACGACCACCCGGTGGTCCGTATCGGTACCCGCGCCGTCATCGAATCGAGCGGGGTAGGCCGCGTGGTCGGCGAAGCCGACAGTGCACAGGCGCTGATGGCCCTGCTTGGCAGCCAGCCCTGCGACCTGCTGGTCACCGACTACTCCATGCCCGGCAGCCCCCAGGCCGACGGCTTCGCCATGATCGGCATGATCCGCCGCCGCCATCCCGACCTGCCGGTGTTGATGCTCAGCGTCTCCAACAACCTGGCCATCCTGCGCATGGTGCTCGACAGCGGGGTGCTCGGCCTGGTCGACAAGAGCTCGTCGATGGACGAGCTGCCGCAGGCCATCCAGGCGGTCTATCGTGGCCAGCCCTATATCAGCCGCAGCCTGCGCGAACGGGTCGAGACCGCCGGCAGCTGGCGCATGCGCGAGGGCGACGGCAAGCCACTGTCGCCGCGCGAGGTGGAGGTGCTGCGGCTGCTTGGCACCGGCATGACGGTGAAGGAAATCTCGCTGCAACTGCACAAGAGCGTCAGCACCATCAGCCGGCAGAAGGGTGACGCCATGCTCAAGCTGGGCCTGAAAGGCGACGCCGAACTGTTCGACTACCTGCGTGACGGCAGGATCTGA
- a CDS encoding peptidoglycan-binding protein — translation MAQHDYSRKEVLDIVEQVARHKGIPVDDFMRFAHIETGGTFNERAHNTSTGAKGLFQFVPGSARQYHLTGHEFDPTRNTEAAAQMYQDNLDSMARRNERTGHPYLSGGATPTGLDLYLAHQQGSAGYGSVQTAIATGTFGVVRNGHGEEINMRRNVLNQIGSDAKALTGHTLAEMRGMNDGDLARTFSSYYIHKYAAISIPEKNIEPQAVAQDQGQTPAAPAQASAAVAAGAATLAAAATAVSTPKPGIELHAAYDAGVKYDDVKYAINIPGHALYVPGKTGKNVDQGYIDCSGWVGTLQNRTMDEINQKAGHAVFSKADRIDLGNLGSGGIVRKAFDQSGVLLDRDAVLKPDALKEGMIIGLDTAKTRHEHWNGIDHIVMVVRDPNTDKLLISQSTGSKGVHTMPVEDYLKQVKDHPNWKLYASDPLSKARDLLENRTQSHEQTQGKPAAEHKAAATPHAELYKQGAHSEGVRKVQEQLGHLGYVGADGKPLVEDGRFGRNTDAAVRQLQKDNGLVADGIVGAKTLEAIKDARERPLLNDERHPRNPLFIQASKGLELMPAGTFKDRHALESAAAALTKEAHAAGLQRIDSVVASPNGERLFAVQGTIGDPAASRVAVDTRAASEQSLALSSGAVHGAPNVLHQQQEAQQEQTRQAQKAMGV, via the coding sequence ATGGCACAGCATGACTACAGCAGAAAGGAAGTCCTGGACATCGTCGAGCAGGTCGCCCGGCACAAGGGCATCCCGGTCGATGACTTCATGCGCTTCGCGCACATCGAGACCGGCGGCACCTTCAACGAGCGCGCCCACAACACCTCGACCGGGGCCAAGGGCCTGTTCCAGTTCGTGCCCGGCTCGGCCCGCCAGTACCACCTGACTGGCCACGAGTTCGACCCCACCCGCAATACCGAAGCGGCCGCACAGATGTACCAGGACAACCTGGACTCGATGGCGCGCCGCAACGAACGCACCGGCCACCCGTACCTGTCCGGCGGAGCGACGCCGACCGGTCTGGACCTGTACCTGGCTCACCAGCAGGGCAGTGCCGGCTACGGCTCGGTGCAGACCGCGATCGCCACCGGCACCTTCGGCGTGGTGCGCAACGGCCATGGTGAAGAGATCAACATGCGCCGCAACGTGCTCAACCAGATCGGCTCCGATGCCAAGGCGCTGACCGGCCACACGCTGGCCGAGATGCGCGGCATGAACGACGGCGACCTGGCGCGCACCTTCTCCAGCTACTACATCCACAAGTACGCGGCGATCAGCATTCCGGAAAAGAACATCGAACCGCAGGCGGTAGCGCAGGACCAGGGCCAGACCCCGGCAGCGCCTGCACAGGCCAGCGCAGCCGTGGCGGCGGGTGCAGCCACGCTGGCGGCAGCCGCAACGGCGGTATCCACACCGAAGCCGGGCATTGAACTGCACGCCGCCTACGACGCCGGCGTGAAGTACGACGATGTGAAGTACGCCATCAACATCCCGGGCCACGCACTGTACGTGCCGGGCAAGACCGGCAAGAACGTGGACCAGGGCTACATCGATTGCTCCGGCTGGGTCGGCACCCTGCAGAACCGGACCATGGACGAGATCAACCAGAAGGCCGGGCACGCTGTCTTCAGCAAGGCCGACCGCATCGACCTGGGCAACCTCGGTTCCGGCGGCATCGTGCGCAAGGCGTTCGACCAGTCCGGCGTGCTGCTTGACCGCGACGCGGTCCTGAAGCCCGATGCGCTGAAGGAAGGCATGATCATCGGCCTGGATACGGCCAAGACCCGCCATGAGCACTGGAACGGCATCGACCACATCGTGATGGTGGTGCGCGACCCCAACACCGACAAGCTGCTGATCAGCCAGTCCACCGGCAGCAAGGGAGTGCACACCATGCCGGTGGAGGACTATCTCAAGCAGGTGAAGGACCATCCGAACTGGAAGCTGTACGCCTCCGATCCGCTGTCCAAGGCGCGCGACCTGCTGGAAAACCGCACCCAGTCGCACGAGCAGACCCAAGGCAAGCCTGCGGCCGAGCACAAGGCCGCTGCCACCCCGCACGCCGAACTGTACAAGCAGGGCGCGCACAGCGAGGGCGTGCGCAAGGTGCAGGAGCAGCTGGGCCATCTCGGCTACGTCGGTGCCGACGGCAAGCCGCTGGTCGAGGACGGCCGCTTCGGCCGCAACACCGACGCGGCGGTGCGCCAGCTGCAGAAGGACAACGGCCTGGTGGCCGACGGCATTGTCGGGGCGAAGACCCTGGAAGCGATCAAGGACGCACGCGAACGGCCGTTGCTCAACGACGAACGGCACCCGCGCAATCCGTTGTTCATCCAGGCCAGCAAGGGTCTGGAGCTGATGCCGGCAGGCACCTTCAAGGATCGCCACGCGCTGGAAAGCGCCGCCGCGGCCCTGACCAAGGAAGCCCACGCCGCCGGCCTGCAGCGTATCGACTCGGTGGTGGCCAGCCCGAATGGCGAGCGTCTGTTTGCCGTGCAGGGCACGATCGGTGACCCCGCCGCCAGCCGCGTTGCGGTGGACACCCGTGCCGCCAGCGAACAGAGCCTGGCGCTCAGCAGCGGCGCGGTGCACGGTGCGCCCAACGTGCTGCACCAGCAGCAGGAAGCCCAGCAGGAGCAGACCCGGCAGGCACAGAAGGCGATGGGCGTCTAA
- a CDS encoding c-type cytochrome has product MRAFRLLITVAVALAATACQRPPAAPATPEQAHQQAMQRAFELCAGCHTVQPGGIHRFGPNLHGVIGRRAGSLPDYGYSDGMRRADITWTAQTLDAFLQSPTHVVPGTRMYNAFPSAERRALVIAYLQQQSAQ; this is encoded by the coding sequence ATGCGTGCCTTCCGCCTGCTCATCACCGTTGCCGTGGCCCTGGCGGCCACGGCCTGCCAGCGCCCGCCTGCGGCACCGGCCACGCCGGAACAGGCGCACCAGCAGGCCATGCAGCGCGCGTTTGAACTGTGTGCCGGCTGCCACACCGTGCAGCCCGGGGGCATCCACCGCTTCGGGCCGAACCTGCACGGCGTGATCGGCCGGCGCGCCGGCAGCCTGCCCGACTACGGCTACTCCGATGGCATGCGCCGCGCCGACATCACCTGGACCGCGCAGACGCTGGATGCGTTCCTGCAGTCGCCCACCCATGTGGTGCCCGGCACGCGCATGTACAACGCCTTCCCCAGCGCCGAACGCCGCGCGCTGGTGATCGCCTACCTGCAGCAGCAGTCGGCTCAGTGA
- a CDS encoding glycine zipper 2TM domain-containing protein has translation MLSTSALSFRGLAMALALLAGVAVVSDASAMSRKDKRTLVGAVVGGVAGNLLSNGDPAATVGGAVAGGAIGNLTTSDRRDRRYYDNRYYDNRYDRRYDRGYYRSGYYDRGDDRRWQRQRYYDNRYYNDRGRHRGW, from the coding sequence ATGCTCAGTACTTCCGCACTCAGCTTCCGTGGTCTGGCGATGGCCCTGGCCCTGCTGGCCGGTGTCGCCGTGGTCAGCGATGCCAGCGCGATGTCGAGGAAGGACAAGCGCACCCTGGTCGGCGCCGTGGTCGGTGGCGTGGCCGGTAACCTGCTCTCCAACGGTGATCCGGCGGCCACCGTGGGCGGTGCCGTGGCCGGCGGTGCGATCGGCAACCTGACCACCTCCGATCGTCGCGACCGTCGCTATTACGACAACCGCTACTACGACAACCGTTACGACCGCCGCTACGATCGTGGCTATTACCGCAGCGGCTACTACGACCGTGGCGACGACCGTCGCTGGCAGCGCCAGCGCTACTACGACAACCGCTACTACAACGACCGCGGCCGCCATCGCGGCTGGTAA
- a CDS encoding ATP-binding protein — MRSWAVRGLVLLLAVLALPAALAQAVPGLLPLSPLQREYLATHPSIVVGQYDSGWPPFESLRDGQQVGLGPDYLSLLARQLGVKVEARRFPDWTSVLDAACRGEIDVVMNVGLSADRTRCMVYTAAYGEAPLALVGRPDDLRASDNPDLDGLRVVIEQDFLTGPQVRARFPQARQLVANSSLAALEMVKDDKADVYIGNAYVATELIATQRLQGVVLLRPSDLPPERLHFGVPNSKQPLAEALDLALAATSQAQRDALAKRWLPPPKWSASARMALSRAEKRVLEQPLKIGFAPNAAPLSFTDEEGRPSGLASEYLRRLMQAGANLQPESSHDWYEVREKARRGELQAVMGIPADSRYLGPDWVFSQPFISVPNVIVSRVDSPALLGMSDLQGKRVLLSDPERVRGYVLQQAPQARIMAARSAEQAMQRLLDGEADAYVGNLALVDYLLRSRFPGRLQVAAPAGFNDQLVLAVERRHAALATTFDRLLLQMTPRKHEALRGDWLAVEYRNGVDWKSALHWGLPLLLVLLTALLVHGIGYWRLRREVTSRRHLEQRLAEVTDNLPAVVYQARRDADGVLSFPFIAGDLQALFGISRQQAEQDARTLLERIEEDDRAHILQAVEQAARQFAPLILEFRLRAEGEGARWVRSQAHPYAAEAGAVTWSGYWVDVSEARAQADALVTAKAEAEQAAEAKSRFLATMSHEIRTPMSGVLGMLEVLAHSPLDAEQQRILAVIEDSAQMLRQILDDILDYSRLEAGALRLEPVPQPLRPLLESVCRLLSAQASARGLALHVQIDPQLAPAHEVDGVRLRQIVFNLLSNAIKFTAQGEVRLQLEVLGPTSEEGAQPLCLSVTDTGIGIAPEQLQHLFAPFTQAGAYIQRDHGGTGLGLSICQRLVHMMDGELALHSTLGEGTRAEVRLSLVEAGSGDVEALVAEQDQAALLPAPLREARVLVIEDHPTNQAMMAWRLQQLGVPHVMVGDGQQGLDRLSSESFDLVITDCRMPVLDGFGFTRLLREREGRNGQPRLTVLALTASVLDDDARRCREAGMDEVLAKPLSLATLRAALLRWLPQAQGQSFEVPVAEVAANDGDTLPDLATLQQRFGSRAVAEQLRDSLLQASEGDLAAVQRAVQAGDRETAALHLHRQAGGLGAVGATGLAGQANALVERLQDAAETDVAPLFAAVTAFVARLQQQLQRLAH, encoded by the coding sequence ATGCGTAGCTGGGCTGTTCGCGGGCTGGTCCTGCTGCTGGCCGTACTGGCGCTGCCGGCAGCGCTGGCGCAGGCCGTTCCTGGCCTGCTGCCGCTCAGTCCCCTGCAGCGCGAGTACCTGGCCACCCATCCGAGCATCGTCGTGGGGCAGTATGACAGCGGCTGGCCACCATTCGAGTCACTCCGTGATGGCCAGCAGGTGGGTCTGGGCCCGGATTATCTGTCGCTTCTTGCCCGTCAGTTGGGTGTGAAGGTCGAGGCCCGTCGTTTCCCGGACTGGACCTCCGTGCTGGATGCGGCATGTCGTGGCGAGATCGATGTGGTGATGAATGTCGGTCTGAGTGCCGACCGCACCCGTTGCATGGTCTATACCGCCGCCTATGGCGAAGCGCCGCTGGCCCTGGTGGGCCGCCCCGACGACCTGCGTGCCTCGGACAATCCCGATCTGGATGGACTGCGGGTGGTGATCGAGCAGGACTTCCTGACCGGCCCGCAGGTGCGCGCGCGTTTTCCGCAGGCCCGTCAGCTTGTCGCAAACAGCTCGTTGGCGGCACTCGAGATGGTCAAAGACGACAAAGCTGATGTCTATATCGGCAATGCCTATGTCGCCACCGAACTGATCGCCACCCAGCGCCTGCAGGGTGTGGTGCTGCTGCGGCCGAGCGATCTGCCTCCCGAACGCCTGCACTTCGGCGTACCCAACAGCAAGCAGCCGCTGGCAGAAGCGTTGGATCTGGCCCTGGCTGCGACCAGCCAGGCTCAGCGTGATGCCCTGGCGAAGCGCTGGTTGCCGCCACCGAAGTGGTCGGCATCGGCGCGGATGGCGCTGAGCCGGGCCGAGAAGCGGGTGCTGGAACAGCCGTTGAAGATCGGTTTCGCACCGAACGCGGCGCCGCTGTCGTTCACTGACGAGGAGGGCAGGCCCAGCGGGCTGGCCAGTGAGTACCTGCGCCGTCTGATGCAGGCCGGCGCCAACCTGCAGCCGGAGAGCAGCCACGACTGGTATGAGGTGCGTGAGAAGGCCCGCCGTGGCGAGCTGCAGGCAGTGATGGGCATCCCCGCCGATTCGCGCTACCTGGGGCCGGACTGGGTGTTCAGCCAGCCCTTCATCAGTGTGCCGAACGTGATCGTCAGCCGCGTCGACAGCCCCGCCCTGCTGGGCATGTCGGACCTGCAGGGCAAGCGCGTGCTGCTGTCCGATCCCGAGCGTGTGCGGGGCTACGTGCTGCAGCAGGCACCGCAGGCCCGGATCATGGCGGCACGCAGTGCGGAACAGGCGATGCAGCGGCTGCTTGATGGCGAGGCCGATGCCTACGTGGGCAATCTGGCGCTGGTCGACTACCTGCTGCGCAGTCGTTTCCCCGGCCGCCTGCAGGTCGCTGCACCGGCGGGCTTCAACGATCAGCTGGTGCTGGCGGTGGAGCGGCGGCACGCCGCACTGGCGACCACCTTCGACCGCCTGCTGCTGCAGATGACGCCGCGCAAGCATGAGGCGCTGCGTGGCGACTGGCTGGCGGTGGAGTATCGCAATGGCGTTGACTGGAAAAGCGCACTGCACTGGGGCCTGCCACTGCTGCTGGTACTGCTGACCGCGTTGTTGGTGCATGGCATCGGCTACTGGCGCCTGCGCCGCGAAGTGACCAGCCGGCGTCATCTGGAACAGCGACTGGCCGAGGTCACCGACAACCTGCCTGCGGTGGTCTACCAGGCACGCCGCGACGCCGATGGCGTGCTCAGCTTCCCGTTCATCGCCGGTGATCTGCAGGCGTTGTTCGGAATCAGCCGGCAGCAGGCCGAGCAGGATGCCAGGACGCTGCTGGAACGCATTGAAGAAGACGATCGCGCGCACATCCTGCAGGCCGTCGAACAGGCCGCGCGCCAGTTCGCGCCGCTGATCCTCGAGTTCCGCCTGCGCGCCGAGGGCGAAGGCGCGCGCTGGGTGCGCAGCCAGGCCCATCCGTATGCCGCGGAAGCCGGTGCGGTCACCTGGAGTGGCTACTGGGTGGATGTCAGCGAAGCGCGTGCACAGGCCGACGCCCTGGTCACGGCCAAGGCCGAGGCCGAGCAGGCGGCGGAAGCGAAGTCGCGCTTCCTGGCGACCATGAGCCATGAAATCCGCACGCCGATGAGTGGCGTGCTGGGCATGCTGGAAGTACTGGCGCATTCGCCGCTGGACGCCGAACAGCAGCGCATCCTGGCGGTGATCGAGGACTCGGCGCAGATGCTGCGGCAGATCCTGGACGACATCCTCGACTACTCACGGCTGGAGGCTGGCGCACTGCGCCTGGAGCCGGTGCCGCAGCCGCTGCGGCCCCTGCTGGAGAGCGTGTGCCGTCTGCTCTCCGCGCAGGCCAGTGCACGTGGGTTGGCGCTGCACGTGCAGATCGACCCGCAGCTGGCGCCGGCCCACGAAGTGGATGGCGTACGCCTGCGCCAGATCGTGTTCAACCTGCTCAGCAACGCCATCAAGTTCACCGCGCAGGGCGAGGTTCGCCTGCAGCTGGAGGTGCTGGGGCCGACCAGCGAGGAGGGGGCTCAGCCACTGTGCCTGAGTGTCACCGATACCGGCATCGGTATTGCACCGGAACAGCTGCAGCACCTGTTCGCGCCGTTCACCCAGGCCGGTGCCTACATCCAGCGAGACCACGGCGGCACCGGGCTGGGCCTGAGCATCTGCCAGCGTCTGGTGCACATGATGGACGGCGAGCTGGCGTTGCACAGTACGCTGGGCGAGGGCACCCGCGCCGAGGTGCGGTTGTCGCTGGTGGAGGCCGGCAGTGGCGACGTCGAGGCCCTGGTGGCCGAGCAGGATCAGGCGGCGCTGCTGCCGGCGCCGCTGCGCGAGGCACGGGTGCTGGTGATCGAGGACCACCCGACCAACCAGGCGATGATGGCCTGGCGCCTGCAGCAGTTGGGCGTGCCGCACGTGATGGTCGGTGACGGCCAGCAGGGATTGGATCGGCTGTCGTCGGAGAGCTTCGATCTGGTGATCACCGACTGCCGGATGCCGGTGCTGGATGGTTTCGGCTTCACCCGCCTGCTGCGCGAGCGCGAAGGCCGCAATGGCCAGCCGCGGCTGACCGTGCTGGCGCTGACCGCCAGCGTGCTGGATGACGATGCGCGTCGCTGCCGCGAGGCGGGCATGGATGAGGTGCTGGCCAAGCCACTGTCACTGGCAACGCTGCGCGCCGCGCTGCTGCGCTGGTTGCCACAGGCGCAGGGCCAGTCATTCGAGGTGCCGGTGGCCGAGGTGGCGGCCAACGATGGCGATACGCTGCCCGACCTGGCGACCCTGCAGCAGCGCTTCGGCTCGCGCGCGGTGGCCGAGCAGCTGCGTGACAGCCTGCTGCAGGCCAGCGAAGGCGATCTGGCGGCCGTGCAGCGTGCCGTGCAGGCCGGCGATCGCGAGACTGCCGCGCTGCACCTGCATCGTCAGGCCGGCGGACTGGGCGCGGTGGGGGCAACGGGATTGGCCGGGCAGGCCAATGCACTGGTCGAGCGCCTGCAGGATGCGGCGGAAACCGATGTGGCGCCGCTGTTCGCGGCCGTAACGGCGTTCGTGGCGCGGCTGCAGCAACAGCTGCAGCGCCTGGCTCACTGA
- a CDS encoding electron transfer flavoprotein-ubiquinone oxidoreductase, producing the protein MSAEANALPPREVMEFDVVIVGAGPAGLATAIRLRQRAIEAGRELSVCVLEKGSEPGAHVLSGAVMDPRALTELFPDWAERGAPLKQKVTRDEFLFLSETGARSTPNALLPECFHNEGNYIISLGEVTRWLAQQAEALEVAIFPGFAAAEVLYGDNGEVIGVATGDMGIEKDGSIGPAFERGMALQAKYTIFAEGARGHLGRQLIARYKLDEGKDPQAYGIGIKELWQIDPAKHEPGLVVHAAGWPLDSDTYGGAFLYHADGGKVAIGYVVGLDYRNPWLSPFEEFQRFKTHPSIRKHLEGGTRIGYGARAITAGGLLSLPKTVFPGGALVGCEAGYLNASRIKGSHAAIKTGMLCADAAFDALAADRQHDELSAYPKAFEASWLFTELQQAKNFKQWFKKGQTVATLMTGVEQWLLPKLGVRNPPWTLHRTMPDHACLEPAAKHTRIAYPKPDGVLTFDRLSSVFLSSTNHDENQPSHLTLKDPSIPVKVNLAEYAGPEARYCPAGVYEFVGEADNARLQINAQNCVHCKTCDIKDPTQNIVWVTPQGGGGPNYSGM; encoded by the coding sequence ATGAGCGCTGAAGCCAACGCCCTGCCCCCGCGTGAAGTAATGGAGTTCGACGTGGTGATCGTCGGCGCCGGCCCCGCCGGCCTGGCCACCGCGATCCGCCTGCGCCAGCGCGCGATCGAAGCCGGCCGCGAACTGTCGGTGTGCGTGCTGGAGAAGGGCTCCGAACCGGGCGCGCACGTCCTGTCCGGCGCCGTGATGGATCCGCGCGCGCTGACCGAGCTGTTCCCGGACTGGGCCGAGCGCGGCGCACCGCTGAAGCAGAAGGTCACCCGCGACGAATTCCTGTTCCTCAGCGAAACCGGCGCACGCAGCACACCCAACGCGCTGCTGCCGGAGTGCTTCCACAACGAAGGCAACTACATCATCAGCCTGGGTGAAGTGACCCGCTGGCTGGCGCAGCAGGCCGAAGCGCTGGAGGTGGCGATCTTCCCCGGCTTCGCCGCCGCCGAGGTGCTGTACGGCGACAACGGTGAAGTGATCGGTGTGGCGACAGGCGACATGGGCATCGAGAAGGACGGCAGCATCGGCCCGGCGTTCGAGCGCGGCATGGCGCTGCAGGCCAAGTACACGATCTTCGCCGAAGGCGCGCGCGGCCACCTCGGCCGCCAGCTGATCGCCCGCTACAAGCTGGACGAAGGCAAGGACCCGCAGGCCTACGGCATCGGCATCAAGGAACTGTGGCAGATCGACCCGGCCAAGCATGAGCCGGGCCTGGTGGTGCACGCCGCCGGCTGGCCGCTGGACAGCGACACCTATGGCGGCGCCTTCCTGTACCACGCCGACGGCGGCAAGGTCGCCATCGGCTACGTGGTCGGCCTGGACTACAGGAACCCGTGGCTGAGCCCGTTCGAAGAGTTCCAGCGCTTCAAGACCCATCCGTCCATCCGCAAGCACCTGGAGGGTGGCACCCGCATCGGTTACGGCGCGCGTGCGATCACCGCCGGTGGCCTGTTGTCGCTGCCGAAGACGGTGTTCCCCGGTGGCGCGCTGGTCGGCTGCGAGGCCGGCTACCTCAACGCCAGCCGCATCAAGGGCAGCCACGCCGCGATCAAGACCGGCATGCTGTGCGCCGATGCCGCGTTCGACGCGCTGGCCGCCGACCGCCAGCACGATGAACTGAGCGCCTACCCGAAGGCCTTCGAAGCCAGCTGGCTGTTCACCGAACTGCAGCAGGCCAAGAACTTCAAGCAGTGGTTCAAGAAGGGCCAGACCGTAGCCACGCTGATGACCGGCGTGGAGCAGTGGCTGCTGCCGAAGCTGGGCGTGCGCAACCCGCCGTGGACCCTGCACCGCACGATGCCGGACCATGCCTGCCTGGAACCGGCGGCCAAGCACACCCGCATCGCCTACCCGAAGCCGGATGGCGTGCTGACCTTCGACCGTCTCAGCTCGGTGTTCCTGAGCAGCACCAACCACGACGAGAACCAGCCCAGCCACCTGACGCTGAAGGACCCCAGCATTCCGGTGAAGGTGAACCTGGCCGAGTACGCAGGCCCGGAAGCCCGCTACTGCCCGGCCGGCGTCTACGAGTTCGTCGGCGAAGCCGACAACGCGCGGCTGCAGATCAACGCGCAGAACTGCGTGCACTGCAAGACCTGCGACATCAAGGACCCCACCCAGAACATCGTCTGGGTGACCCCGCAGGGCGGCGGCGGCCCGAACTACTCGGGCATGTGA